A region from the Micrococcus cohnii genome encodes:
- a CDS encoding dienelactone hydrolase family protein has translation MMASKTPHQNTTFDLPTKDPSQDGTRTGHGYLALPESGRGPGVIVVQEWWGLVDHIRDVCDRLAEQGFVALAPDLYGGWIAHDGDEAGEMMEKLPAEEGARQLAGAVDHLLSLDEVTSQTVGAIGFCMGGGFVLALANQQGEKVSAAVPFYGVGQGVPGSFEGVKAAVQGHYAEKDQMFPVEDARKQEQQIREESGAEVEYFYYDADHAFHNDSNPAGNYQQADATLAWGRAVDFLKEKVR, from the coding sequence ATGATGGCTTCCAAGACCCCGCACCAGAACACGACGTTCGACCTGCCGACCAAGGACCCGTCCCAGGACGGCACGCGCACCGGCCACGGCTACCTGGCCCTGCCCGAGTCCGGCCGCGGCCCGGGCGTGATAGTCGTCCAGGAGTGGTGGGGCCTGGTCGACCACATCCGCGACGTGTGCGACCGTCTCGCGGAGCAGGGCTTCGTGGCGCTGGCCCCGGACCTGTACGGCGGCTGGATCGCCCACGACGGCGACGAGGCCGGCGAGATGATGGAGAAGCTGCCCGCCGAGGAGGGAGCCCGCCAGCTCGCCGGCGCGGTCGACCACCTGCTCTCCCTTGACGAGGTGACCTCGCAGACGGTCGGCGCGATCGGCTTCTGCATGGGCGGCGGCTTCGTGCTGGCCCTTGCGAACCAGCAGGGTGAGAAGGTCTCGGCGGCGGTCCCGTTCTACGGCGTGGGCCAGGGCGTGCCCGGCTCGTTCGAGGGCGTGAAGGCCGCCGTGCAGGGCCACTATGCCGAGAAGGACCAGATGTTCCCCGTCGAGGACGCGCGCAAGCAGGAGCAGCAGATCCGCGAGGAGTCCGGCGCGGAGGTCGAGTACTTCTACTATGACGCCGACCACGCCTTCCACAACGACTCGAACCCGGCCGGCAACTACCAGCAGGCCGACGCGACGCTCGCATGGGGCCGTGCGGTGGACTTCCTGAAGGAGAAGGTCCGCTGA
- a CDS encoding uracil-xanthine permease family protein, with amino-acid sequence MPQSETTADDRPDRGLGWRLHGDGRTITAGTVVAPDERLTWGRTVSVGVQHVMAMFGATVLVPAITGMPATTALLFSGVGTLLFLVVTGNRLPSYLGSSFAFIAPITAAAAMGGTGAALGGILATGLALVAVGVVVHLAGTGWIHALMPPVVMGTIVALIGLNLAGSTTESIQTVPLTTFATTLAIVLSAVLFRGLLGRLSILLGIIVGYLVALAQGQVDFAPVRDAAWVGLPPFHAPELRLDVLFLFLPVVLVLIAENIGHVRTVGLMTKRNLDPLTGRALVADGLSTALSGLGGGVGTTTYAENIGVMASSKVYSTAAYWVAGATALTLAFLPKFGALIATIPAGVAAGAGIILYGMIGVMGVRIWVQNRVDFSNTISLMTAGAGLIIAIADPQLTVGGLVFGGITLGTVAALVIYHLMTAIARARGTEPIDEDADLPENYRPAEAGRLG; translated from the coding sequence TTGCCGCAGTCCGAGACCACCGCCGACGACCGGCCCGACCGCGGCCTCGGCTGGCGCCTGCACGGCGATGGCCGCACCATCACCGCGGGCACCGTCGTCGCCCCTGACGAACGCCTGACCTGGGGACGCACCGTCAGCGTCGGCGTCCAGCACGTCATGGCGATGTTCGGCGCGACGGTCCTCGTGCCCGCGATCACCGGCATGCCCGCCACGACAGCGCTGCTGTTCTCCGGCGTGGGCACGCTGCTGTTCCTGGTGGTCACGGGAAACCGTCTGCCGAGCTACCTGGGCAGCTCGTTCGCGTTCATCGCCCCGATCACCGCGGCCGCGGCCATGGGCGGCACCGGCGCGGCACTCGGCGGCATCCTCGCGACCGGCCTGGCCCTGGTCGCGGTGGGCGTCGTGGTGCATCTGGCCGGCACCGGCTGGATCCATGCGCTCATGCCGCCCGTGGTCATGGGCACGATCGTCGCGCTGATCGGCCTGAATCTGGCCGGCAGCACGACCGAGTCGATCCAGACCGTGCCGTTGACGACGTTCGCCACCACCCTGGCGATCGTGCTGTCCGCGGTGCTGTTCCGCGGGCTGCTCGGCCGCTTGAGCATCCTGCTGGGCATCATCGTCGGCTACCTCGTGGCGCTGGCGCAGGGTCAGGTGGACTTCGCGCCGGTGCGCGACGCCGCCTGGGTGGGTCTGCCCCCGTTCCACGCCCCCGAGCTGCGGCTGGACGTGCTGTTCCTGTTCCTGCCGGTGGTGCTCGTGCTGATCGCCGAGAACATCGGGCACGTGCGGACCGTCGGGCTCATGACGAAGCGGAACCTGGACCCGCTGACCGGGCGGGCTCTGGTCGCCGACGGCCTCTCGACGGCCCTCTCGGGCCTGGGCGGCGGCGTGGGCACCACGACCTACGCGGAGAACATCGGCGTGATGGCCTCGTCCAAGGTCTACTCGACGGCCGCGTACTGGGTGGCCGGCGCGACCGCGCTCACGCTGGCGTTCCTGCCGAAATTCGGCGCGCTGATCGCGACGATCCCGGCGGGAGTGGCCGCCGGGGCGGGGATCATCCTGTACGGCATGATCGGCGTGATGGGGGTGCGCATCTGGGTGCAGAACCGCGTGGACTTCTCCAACACGATCTCCCTGATGACCGCGGGTGCGGGCCTGATCATCGCGATCGCTGACCCGCAGCTGACCGTCGGCGGCCTCGTGTTCGGCGGCATCACGCTGGGCACCGTGGCCGCCCTGGTCATCTACCACCTCATGACGGCCATCGCGCGGGCCCGCGGCACCGAGCCGATCGACGAGGACGCCGACCTGCCGGAGAACTACCGGCCCGCGGAGGCCGGCCGCCTGGGCTGA
- a CDS encoding carbohydrate kinase family protein produces MSDYIGVIGEALVDVVLSDTATPRVHVGGSPLNVAVGLSRLERECRFVGRFGHDEHGRMIAEHLRANGVRSLLAPDDAPTSRATARLDPTGAASYEFALDWTLPSADELLQTYRDPSGGRLLHLHTGSIGTMLAPGDAEVMGLIERLADSTTISYDPNVRPTLVPDREFARARAEACVRLSDVVHASDEDLAWLYPERPLLDTLRQWQSMGPAFVVMTRGAEDIVAVSGNGVRERPIFPVDVEDTVGAGDSFTAALLAALDDRSLLGAQNRDRLREMDPHDVESVLIYASRASAITASRPGADPPTRAELADD; encoded by the coding sequence GTGTCTGACTACATCGGTGTGATCGGCGAGGCCCTCGTGGACGTGGTGCTCTCGGATACCGCGACACCCCGGGTGCACGTCGGCGGAAGCCCCCTCAACGTGGCGGTGGGTCTGAGCCGTCTGGAGCGTGAGTGCCGCTTCGTCGGCCGGTTCGGCCACGATGAGCATGGCCGCATGATCGCCGAGCATCTGCGGGCCAACGGTGTCCGAAGCCTGCTCGCACCCGATGACGCCCCGACCTCCCGGGCGACGGCCCGCCTCGACCCGACCGGGGCCGCCAGCTACGAATTCGCCCTCGACTGGACCCTGCCGAGCGCCGACGAGCTGCTTCAGACCTACCGCGACCCCTCCGGCGGCCGGCTGCTGCATCTGCACACCGGGTCGATCGGCACCATGCTCGCTCCCGGTGACGCCGAGGTCATGGGGCTCATCGAGCGGCTGGCCGACTCCACGACCATCAGCTACGACCCGAATGTGCGCCCCACGCTCGTCCCGGACCGCGAGTTCGCCCGCGCCCGCGCTGAGGCCTGCGTGCGCCTGTCCGACGTCGTGCACGCCTCCGACGAGGACCTCGCCTGGCTCTACCCGGAACGACCCCTGCTGGACACCCTGCGGCAGTGGCAGTCGATGGGTCCGGCGTTCGTCGTGATGACCCGTGGCGCCGAGGACATCGTCGCGGTCAGCGGCAACGGCGTGCGCGAGCGCCCGATCTTCCCGGTGGACGTCGAGGACACGGTCGGCGCCGGCGATTCGTTCACCGCCGCCCTGCTGGCCGCCCTCGACGACCGCAGCCTGCTCGGCGCGCAGAACCGTGATCGGCTCCGAGAGATGGACCCGCACGACGTCGAGTCGGTGCTGATCTACGCGTCCCGCGCCTCCGCCATCACCGCCTCCCGCCCCGGCGCGGACCCGCCCACGCGCGCGGAACTCGCCGACGACTGA
- a CDS encoding Cof-type HAD-IIB family hydrolase, protein MSAPSPSVPQPAEPERAPAAALMAATRRPRLIATDLDGTVIGYQHTRTGRISPRTVAALTRAHDEGVTVVFVTGRPLRWLAPLRDQLGEVGPVICSNGAVVVDPATGDVLGSHELDRAVVDDVVAELSRAVPGVSFGAEALEGFFWEQAFREKSLFGDEPGAHRTLQEALPEHARVVKLMARSRDLGEQELVDRVRDLVGAAVTVTHSAPGMALVEMAAPGVHKAATLEEFARQRGVGAQEVVAFGDMPNDLEMLAWAGLGLAVASGHESLRAAADGVVGACDEDGVADAIEHLLRLPAP, encoded by the coding sequence ATGTCCGCGCCGAGCCCGTCCGTCCCCCAGCCCGCCGAGCCGGAGCGTGCTCCTGCCGCGGCACTGATGGCCGCGACCCGTCGACCGCGGCTGATCGCCACGGATCTGGACGGCACCGTCATCGGCTATCAGCACACCCGGACCGGTCGTATCTCCCCGCGTACCGTCGCCGCGCTCACCCGGGCGCACGACGAGGGCGTCACCGTGGTGTTCGTGACGGGTCGGCCGCTGCGCTGGCTCGCCCCGCTGCGCGACCAGCTGGGCGAGGTGGGGCCCGTCATCTGCTCCAATGGGGCCGTGGTCGTCGACCCCGCGACCGGCGACGTGCTGGGCTCCCATGAGCTGGACCGGGCGGTGGTGGACGACGTCGTCGCCGAGCTGTCCCGCGCCGTGCCCGGCGTGAGTTTCGGGGCCGAGGCCCTCGAGGGCTTCTTCTGGGAGCAGGCGTTCAGGGAGAAGTCCCTGTTCGGCGACGAGCCGGGGGCGCACCGCACCCTGCAGGAGGCGCTGCCGGAGCACGCGCGCGTCGTGAAGCTCATGGCCCGCTCCCGCGACCTCGGCGAGCAGGAGCTGGTCGATCGCGTGCGCGACCTGGTCGGCGCGGCCGTCACGGTGACGCACTCGGCGCCGGGCATGGCCCTGGTGGAGATGGCGGCGCCGGGGGTCCACAAGGCCGCGACGCTCGAGGAGTTCGCCCGTCAACGGGGCGTCGGCGCCCAGGAGGTGGTGGCCTTCGGTGACATGCCCAACGACCTCGAGATGCTCGCATGGGCCGGGCTCGGCCTGGCCGTCGCCTCGGGCCACGAGTCGCTGCGGGCCGCCGCAGACGGCGTCGTGGGCGCGTGCGATGAGGACGGGGTCGCCGACGCAATCGAGCATCTGCTCCGCCTGCCTGCACCCTGA
- a CDS encoding threonine aldolase family protein, whose amino-acid sequence MQRIHDPERRDFASDNYSGIHPEVLAALAEANGGHQVAYGEDEYTARLREVVRDRFGEQADVWPMFNGTGANVVALQSMLPRWGAVICADTAHIHVDEGGAPEKSAGIKLLPVSTPDGKLTAELIDEEAWGWGFEHRAQPRVVCLTESTELGTLYTPEEIRTITGHAHDRGMSVFMDGARLANAAAALGLPLRAFTTDAGVDVLSLGGTKNGALAAEAVVTLNPDAADGLIYLRKHQMQLASKMRFVSAQLLALYDGDLHLRLAGHANAMARRLADAVAAGIRDGSLPGVELTQTTQVNAVFATLPTGVADRLRRRFRFYDWDEARGEVRWVCSFDTTEQDVDAFVAALRSELAEP is encoded by the coding sequence ATGCAGCGAATCCACGACCCCGAGCGGCGAGACTTCGCCTCCGACAACTACTCGGGCATCCACCCCGAGGTGCTCGCCGCCCTCGCCGAGGCCAACGGCGGACACCAGGTCGCCTACGGCGAGGACGAATACACGGCCCGCCTGCGCGAGGTCGTCCGGGACCGTTTCGGGGAACAGGCCGATGTGTGGCCGATGTTCAACGGCACCGGCGCGAACGTCGTGGCCCTGCAGTCCATGCTCCCGCGCTGGGGCGCCGTGATCTGCGCGGACACCGCGCACATCCACGTCGACGAGGGCGGCGCCCCCGAGAAGTCCGCCGGGATCAAGCTGCTGCCCGTCAGCACGCCCGACGGCAAGCTGACGGCCGAGCTGATCGACGAGGAGGCCTGGGGGTGGGGCTTCGAACACCGGGCCCAGCCGCGGGTCGTGTGCCTCACCGAGTCCACCGAGCTGGGCACCCTGTACACCCCGGAGGAGATCCGGACGATCACCGGGCACGCCCACGACCGTGGCATGAGCGTGTTCATGGACGGGGCTCGCCTCGCCAACGCGGCCGCGGCTCTCGGTCTGCCGCTGCGGGCGTTCACGACGGACGCCGGCGTGGATGTGCTCTCGCTGGGCGGCACGAAGAACGGCGCGCTGGCGGCGGAGGCCGTCGTGACCCTGAACCCGGACGCGGCCGACGGGCTGATCTATCTGCGCAAGCACCAGATGCAGCTGGCCTCGAAGATGCGCTTCGTCTCGGCGCAGTTGCTGGCCCTGTACGACGGCGACCTGCACCTGCGCCTGGCCGGGCACGCCAACGCCATGGCGCGGCGCTTGGCCGACGCCGTGGCCGCCGGTATCCGCGACGGCTCCCTGCCCGGGGTCGAACTGACACAGACGACGCAGGTCAACGCGGTGTTCGCGACCCTGCCGACGGGCGTCGCCGACCGGCTGCGCCGCCGGTTCCGCTTCTACGACTGGGACGAGGCCCGCGGCGAGGTGCGCTGGGTGTGCAGCTTCGACACGACCGAGCAGGACGTGGACGCGTTCGTGGCGGCGCTGCGTTCCGAGCTGGCCGAGCCCTGA
- a CDS encoding heparan-alpha-glucosaminide N-acetyltransferase domain-containing protein gives MSRTATRSAASERTGRAAARGQRLLWLDVARSLALLSMFVAHAAPTMGPFGVLMLTEYVTAPLFAALVGASALLESRRVGWGRALAAAAVRAAFLVGAAWVNSLFGAQVLDVLQHLAVITVVAALLAAAPTVLLAVIALVLAVCSVLLSTAGAAPVMSWLSPRAAELGLDPVTVSRQLNHWVLGDYRLLALLAVGLLGMILARLLAPGGAGAPRGLAAGIAAIGLVASGGTILLTRMQTGSFPVAYAGDLPEFVTSTALVVLVFGLCAAVVPGRRSVLTDVLTVPGSMTLTLYMAHQAYLGWVVNLAGPGPWRHPSGTDDSWFNLAVLCVGAIVFALAWRTLVKADPWRRGPVEGLMRLVTRPIHGR, from the coding sequence GTGTCCCGTACCGCCACCCGCTCGGCGGCGTCCGAGCGCACCGGACGCGCCGCCGCCCGCGGCCAGCGTCTGCTCTGGCTCGATGTCGCGCGCAGCCTCGCACTGCTGTCCATGTTCGTGGCGCACGCGGCGCCCACCATGGGACCGTTCGGCGTGCTGATGCTCACCGAGTACGTGACGGCGCCCCTGTTCGCCGCCCTCGTCGGAGCCTCCGCTCTGCTCGAGTCCCGTCGCGTCGGCTGGGGACGTGCCCTGGCCGCCGCGGCGGTGCGCGCCGCCTTCCTGGTGGGCGCCGCCTGGGTGAACTCCCTGTTCGGGGCGCAGGTGCTGGACGTGCTGCAGCACCTGGCCGTCATCACCGTCGTCGCGGCGCTGCTGGCTGCGGCGCCGACCGTCCTGCTGGCGGTGATCGCCCTCGTGTTGGCCGTGTGCTCGGTGCTGCTGAGCACGGCCGGAGCGGCCCCGGTGATGTCCTGGCTGAGTCCGCGCGCCGCCGAGCTCGGCCTCGACCCGGTCACCGTGTCCCGGCAGCTGAACCACTGGGTGCTGGGCGACTACCGGCTGCTGGCTCTGCTGGCCGTGGGCCTGCTGGGCATGATCCTCGCCCGCCTGCTGGCGCCCGGCGGTGCGGGCGCCCCGCGCGGTCTCGCGGCGGGGATCGCGGCCATCGGACTCGTCGCCTCCGGCGGGACGATCCTGCTCACGCGCATGCAGACCGGCTCGTTCCCCGTCGCCTATGCCGGGGACCTGCCCGAGTTTGTGACCTCGACGGCACTGGTGGTGCTGGTGTTCGGCCTGTGCGCGGCGGTAGTGCCGGGGCGCCGCTCGGTGCTGACGGACGTGCTCACCGTCCCGGGCTCGATGACCCTGACGCTGTACATGGCGCACCAGGCCTACCTGGGCTGGGTGGTGAACCTCGCCGGCCCAGGGCCGTGGCGGCATCCGTCGGGCACCGACGACTCGTGGTTCAACCTGGCCGTGCTGTGCGTCGGGGCGATCGTGTTTGCCCTGGCCTGGCGCACGCTCGTGAAGGCCGATCCGTGGCGCCGGGGCCCCGTCGAGGGCCTCATGCGCCTGGTGACGCGGCCAATCCACGGCCGCTGA
- a CDS encoding aldehyde dehydrogenase family protein, protein MSISEFPSESPEQAEPQDDDLRPHADTAMLPVMPSGPRPEDPAAAHERLRSAARTRAAHPRRVRVRQLKGLARMLQEHEDRFLAALHQDLNKSAAEALMTEILSVRAEIDHALLHLTDWMEPRPAKLPLSLRPARAQVEPRPRGCVLIIGAWNYPVQLLLAPLVGALAAGNTVVLSPSEKGPATAALLRELLPQFLDAALISVVAGGKDCNTALLARPWDHILYTGGERVGRIVYEAAAKTLTPVTLELGGKSPVVVTESRNEGAMARRIAWGKFTNAGQTCVAPDYVLAVGERARAQLLEQLPQAIEEFYGAEPRRSPDYGRLVSTEHARRLERMLTEAVEAGARVVVGGQTDATARYMAPTVVADVTPDSPLMREEIFGPVLPVLTVDTFQQALDFIAERPHPLAAYLFTDRPRYHRAFEEQVQAGAISTDVTLAHAGIATLPFGGVGASGIGAYHGIAGFETFSHLRPSLTKSDQVDTLKAVYPPHGWFKRTLLRRLF, encoded by the coding sequence ATGAGCATCTCCGAGTTCCCGTCCGAGTCGCCCGAGCAGGCCGAGCCGCAGGACGACGACCTGCGACCCCACGCCGACACCGCGATGCTGCCCGTCATGCCCAGCGGGCCGCGCCCCGAGGACCCCGCCGCCGCGCACGAGCGCCTGCGCTCCGCCGCCCGCACCCGGGCCGCGCATCCGCGCCGGGTGCGCGTGCGGCAGCTCAAGGGCCTCGCGCGGATGCTCCAGGAGCACGAGGACCGCTTCCTCGCGGCCCTCCACCAGGACCTGAACAAGTCTGCCGCCGAAGCGCTCATGACGGAGATCCTCTCGGTCAGGGCGGAGATCGACCATGCGCTGCTGCACCTGACGGACTGGATGGAGCCGCGGCCGGCCAAGCTGCCGCTGTCGCTGCGCCCGGCCCGGGCGCAGGTCGAGCCCCGCCCCCGAGGATGCGTGCTGATCATCGGCGCGTGGAACTACCCCGTGCAGCTGCTGCTCGCTCCGCTCGTCGGGGCCCTGGCCGCAGGCAACACCGTGGTGCTCTCACCCTCGGAGAAGGGGCCCGCGACGGCCGCGCTCCTGCGGGAGCTGCTGCCGCAGTTCCTCGACGCCGCGCTCATCTCCGTCGTCGCCGGCGGAAAGGACTGCAACACGGCCCTGCTCGCCCGCCCGTGGGACCACATCCTCTACACCGGCGGCGAGCGCGTGGGTCGCATCGTCTATGAGGCCGCCGCGAAGACGCTCACCCCCGTGACGCTCGAGCTGGGCGGCAAGTCGCCGGTCGTCGTCACCGAGTCGCGCAATGAGGGCGCCATGGCCCGCCGCATCGCGTGGGGCAAGTTCACCAACGCGGGCCAGACGTGCGTCGCTCCGGACTATGTGCTCGCGGTCGGCGAGCGCGCCCGTGCCCAACTGCTCGAGCAGCTCCCGCAGGCGATCGAGGAGTTCTACGGCGCCGAGCCCCGTCGGTCCCCGGACTACGGACGCCTGGTCTCGACCGAGCACGCCCGTCGGCTCGAGCGGATGCTCACCGAGGCCGTCGAGGCGGGCGCCCGCGTGGTGGTCGGCGGACAGACGGACGCGACGGCCCGCTACATGGCGCCGACCGTCGTGGCCGATGTGACACCGGATTCCCCGCTGATGCGGGAGGAGATCTTCGGCCCGGTCCTGCCGGTTCTGACGGTCGACACGTTCCAGCAGGCCCTGGACTTCATCGCCGAGCGGCCGCATCCGCTCGCCGCGTACCTGTTCACCGACCGTCCCCGCTACCATCGCGCCTTCGAGGAGCAGGTGCAGGCGGGGGCGATTTCGACCGACGTGACGCTCGCGCACGCGGGGATCGCGACGCTGCCCTTCGGCGGCGTGGGGGCCTCCGGAATCGGCGCCTACCACGGCATCGCCGGCTTCGAGACGTTCTCGCACCTGCGGCCCTCGCTCACGAAGTCGGACCAGGTGGACACCCTCAAGGCGGTGTACCCGCCGCACGGGTGGTTCAAGCGCACGCTGCTGCGCCGGCTGTTCTGA
- the pgm gene encoding phosphoglucomutase (alpha-D-glucose-1,6-bisphosphate-dependent), translated as MSQSHSTVPAAERAGTPALEQDLVDLDALLAAYAETVPDPAVPAQRVVFGTSGHRGCSLSASFNDAHIAAITQAIVEYRTGRGIDGPVLIGRDTHALSGPAQQTCLEVLLANDVEVRLDSRGGFTPTPAVSHAILHLNAGRDLTPQGFAADGDNAGLVDGIVITPSHNPPSDGGLKYNPPHGGPADSDATGWIAARANELLEAGLEGVRRVRPDQVEDHPCHGSYDFLDRYVTDLPDVVDLEAIRSAGVRIGADPMGGACVAYWEEIARRYGLELTVVNPQTDPRFGFMSLDWDGKIRMDCSSPYAMASLIERMSPDAAGEAPFDVATGNDADADRHGIVTPDGGLMNPNHYLAVAIDYLYTHRTSWPAGAGVGKTLVSSSMIDRVAQDLGRDLVEVPVGFKWFVPGLLTGTGVFGGEESAGASFVTFDGAAWSTDKDGLILCLLAAEIIAVTGRTPSELYRDLEAMHGSPAYARIDAPATAEQKARLKELSLDDVTAETVGGEQILAALTQAPGNNAPVGGLKVVTKSSWFAARPSGTEDVYKIYAESFRGPEHLARVQADAQALVDAVIG; from the coding sequence ATGAGCCAGTCGCACAGCACCGTCCCCGCCGCCGAGCGCGCCGGCACCCCCGCCCTCGAGCAGGACCTCGTCGACCTCGACGCACTCCTGGCCGCCTATGCGGAGACGGTCCCCGATCCGGCCGTGCCGGCCCAGCGGGTGGTCTTCGGCACCTCGGGCCATCGCGGCTGCTCGCTCTCGGCCTCGTTCAATGACGCGCACATCGCCGCGATCACGCAGGCGATCGTGGAGTACCGCACCGGCCGGGGCATCGACGGGCCGGTGCTGATCGGCCGGGACACGCACGCGCTCTCCGGCCCTGCGCAGCAGACGTGCCTCGAGGTGCTGCTGGCCAACGACGTCGAGGTGAGGCTCGACTCCCGCGGCGGGTTCACGCCGACCCCGGCGGTTTCGCACGCGATCCTGCACCTCAACGCCGGCCGGGACCTCACCCCGCAGGGATTCGCGGCCGACGGGGACAACGCGGGCCTGGTCGACGGCATCGTCATCACGCCCTCGCACAACCCGCCCTCCGACGGCGGCCTCAAGTACAACCCGCCGCACGGCGGTCCCGCCGACTCGGACGCGACCGGCTGGATCGCCGCCCGCGCGAACGAGCTGCTCGAGGCCGGGCTCGAGGGCGTCCGCCGCGTCCGCCCCGATCAGGTCGAGGACCACCCGTGCCACGGCTCCTACGACTTCCTCGACCGCTACGTCACGGACCTGCCGGACGTCGTGGACCTCGAGGCGATCCGCTCGGCGGGCGTGCGCATCGGCGCGGACCCGATGGGCGGGGCCTGCGTCGCGTACTGGGAGGAGATCGCACGCCGCTACGGTCTGGAGCTGACCGTCGTGAATCCGCAGACGGATCCGCGCTTCGGGTTCATGAGCCTGGACTGGGACGGGAAAATCCGCATGGACTGCTCCTCGCCGTACGCGATGGCCTCGCTGATCGAACGCATGTCCCCCGACGCGGCCGGCGAGGCGCCGTTCGACGTGGCCACGGGCAACGATGCAGACGCGGACCGCCACGGGATCGTCACCCCCGACGGCGGGCTCATGAACCCGAATCACTACCTGGCCGTGGCGATCGACTACCTCTACACACACCGCACGAGCTGGCCGGCGGGCGCGGGCGTCGGCAAGACGCTCGTGAGCTCGTCGATGATCGACCGCGTCGCACAGGACCTGGGCCGAGACCTGGTCGAGGTGCCCGTCGGCTTCAAATGGTTCGTGCCCGGCCTGCTCACCGGCACGGGCGTGTTCGGCGGCGAAGAGTCCGCCGGCGCGTCCTTCGTGACGTTCGACGGGGCGGCCTGGTCGACGGACAAGGACGGGCTGATCCTGTGCCTGCTGGCCGCCGAGATCATCGCGGTCACCGGCCGCACCCCCTCCGAGCTGTACCGCGACCTCGAAGCGATGCACGGATCCCCCGCCTACGCCCGCATCGACGCCCCCGCGACGGCCGAGCAGAAGGCCCGGCTCAAGGAGCTCTCCCTGGACGACGTCACCGCGGAGACGGTCGGCGGCGAGCAGATCCTCGCCGCCCTGACGCAGGCCCCCGGCAACAACGCGCCGGTCGGCGGGCTGAAGGTCGTCACGAAGAGCTCGTGGTTCGCCGCCCGTCCCTCGGGCACCGAAGACGTCTACAAGATCTACGCGGAGTCGTTCCGCGGGCCCGAGCACCTGGCGCGGGTGCAGGCGGACGCGCAGGCGCTCGTCGACGCGGTGATCGGCTGA